Proteins encoded by one window of Arabidopsis thaliana chromosome 2, partial sequence:
- a CDS encoding two-component responsive regulator-related / response regulator protein-like protein (two-component responsive regulator-related / response regulator protein-related; BEST Arabidopsis thaliana protein match is: response regulator 3 (TAIR:AT2G41310.1); Has 348 Blast hits to 348 proteins in 24 species: Archae - 0; Bacteria - 0; Metazoa - 0; Fungi - 0; Plants - 346; Viruses - 0; Other Eukaryotes - 2 (source: NCBI BLink).): MMARDVKWESAAFRSIHVVIMSSENVPTRISRCLEKGAEEFFLKPVKLVDHTKLKPHMMKTKLKKESEKPVAIEEIVVSKPEIEEESLVIDILPLHQEVESEQLEPMLSSNKRKAMEEVISTDRPRPKYNDITTSV; encoded by the exons ATGATGGCTAGGGATGTCAAATGG GAATCAGCAGCATTTAGAAGTATACATGTAGTTATAATGTCATCTGAGAACGTTCCTACAAGAATCTCCAG ATGTTTGGAAAAAGGAGCTGAAGAGTTTTTCTTGAAACCAGTAAAGTTAGTTGATCATACCAAGTTGAAACCTCATatgatgaaaacaaagttaaagaaagaaagtgagaaaCCAGTTGCCATAGAAGAGATTGTGGTTTCTAAACCGGAGATAGAAGAAGAGTCATTAGTGATTGACATTTTGCCTCTCCACCAAGAAGTTGAATCGGAACAACTTGAACCAATGTTGAGTAGTAATAAGAGAAAAGCAATGGAAGAAGTGATATCTACGGATCGACCACGTCCTAAATACAATGATATCACAACCTCGGTCTGA